The following are encoded in a window of Neomicrococcus lactis genomic DNA:
- a CDS encoding CoA-binding protein has translation MNDPEVIRRLLTTPARWAVVGLSNNPLRAALGVSLQLRDRFGMEIVPVNLGGQDVHGEKGYRKLADIPGRINVVDCFVNSQKVGAVVDQAIEVGADAVWMQLGVIDEAAAERARAAGLDVVMNTCPLIEAPKFGL, from the coding sequence ATGAATGATCCCGAAGTCATACGACGTCTCTTGACCACGCCCGCCAGATGGGCTGTGGTGGGGCTCTCGAATAATCCTTTGCGCGCGGCGCTGGGTGTATCGCTTCAGCTCAGGGACCGGTTTGGCATGGAGATTGTGCCCGTGAATCTGGGCGGTCAGGACGTTCACGGCGAGAAGGGGTACCGGAAACTTGCCGATATTCCGGGGCGCATCAACGTGGTGGACTGCTTCGTGAACTCGCAGAAGGTCGGTGCCGTGGTAGATCAAGCCATCGAGGTCGGCGCGGATGCGGTGTGGATGCAGCTGGGCGTGATTGATGAGGCGGCGGCTGAGCGTGCTCGGGCTGCCGGGCTGGACGTCGTCATGAACACGTGTCCTCTGATCGAAGCGCCGAAGTTTGGGTTGTAG
- a CDS encoding MmcQ/YjbR family DNA-binding protein, whose translation MDAQQIQQFCLSFPGAYADHPFGEDTTVFKVAAGSTNGAGAGGKMFAMLLFSNTRINLKCDPSVGPGLRAEHSAITPGYHMSKKHWITVDFAALDDEFARELVEDSYDLVVNGLPRRIQEKLKWKGLSAAES comes from the coding sequence ATGGATGCGCAACAGATACAACAATTCTGCCTTAGTTTCCCCGGGGCATATGCGGATCATCCATTCGGTGAGGACACCACGGTTTTCAAGGTTGCGGCCGGATCAACTAACGGAGCGGGCGCCGGCGGAAAGATGTTCGCGATGCTCCTCTTCAGTAATACCCGCATCAATCTCAAGTGCGATCCCTCCGTGGGTCCCGGCCTGCGCGCCGAACACTCCGCCATCACACCGGGCTATCACATGAGCAAAAAGCATTGGATCACGGTGGACTTTGCGGCGCTCGATGATGAGTTCGCGCGCGAGCTCGTGGAGGACTCCTATGACTTAGTGGTCAATGGCTTGCCGCGGCGGATTCAGGAGAAACTGAAGTGGAAAGGCCTGAGCGCGGCGGAGAGCTGA
- a CDS encoding acyl-CoA dehydrogenase family protein, with the protein MSQQQFSWSLAVGTEYQQLQRRFAPIFARIADGALARDLERVLPFEQVKWLDDAGFGALRVPAEFGGAGVSLETLGRLLIDLAAADSNVAHLYRSHLGFVESVRFFDPARRSEWYGRILQGETVGNASTEKGGNVIGTLNTKLTRALDGTWRLNGEKFYSTGTVFSDYTRVSVAVDGREGRSFVLVPINALGVSVFDDWDGFGQKLTGTGTTVFEDVVIPENLIFERTIGTLPAITEAAFFQYVLLAVLAGIARGARDAAAELVLKRQRTFNTGSGLPFREDPLIQSEIGRIAAKAFAAESTVLATGRELDTALNEALETGDVSGAYRGEVAVEAAQIIVPELSLDAAQALFLTVGASATSTSKGLDRFWRNAQTVATHNPIAFRTRSLGDFYINGTIPEGLNAIGDAKPQTA; encoded by the coding sequence ATGAGTCAGCAACAGTTTTCTTGGAGCTTGGCAGTCGGCACCGAATACCAGCAGCTTCAGCGCCGATTCGCTCCGATCTTTGCTCGCATCGCTGACGGTGCACTGGCCCGAGACCTTGAGCGGGTCCTGCCGTTTGAACAGGTCAAGTGGCTCGATGACGCTGGCTTCGGAGCACTTCGCGTTCCGGCAGAATTCGGGGGCGCTGGTGTTTCACTTGAAACGCTTGGACGCTTGCTGATCGACTTGGCGGCTGCGGATTCCAACGTGGCGCACTTGTACCGTTCGCACTTGGGCTTCGTGGAGTCGGTTCGATTCTTCGATCCGGCCCGCCGTTCGGAATGGTACGGCCGCATCCTTCAGGGCGAAACGGTAGGAAACGCGTCCACGGAAAAGGGCGGAAACGTCATCGGAACGCTCAACACCAAGCTCACTCGGGCGCTTGACGGAACCTGGCGCCTCAATGGCGAAAAGTTTTACTCCACGGGCACCGTGTTCTCCGACTACACGCGAGTATCCGTAGCTGTCGACGGTCGCGAAGGACGTTCGTTCGTCTTGGTGCCGATCAATGCGCTAGGCGTCTCTGTTTTTGATGACTGGGACGGCTTTGGCCAAAAGCTCACTGGTACTGGAACTACGGTTTTCGAGGACGTCGTGATCCCAGAAAACCTGATCTTTGAACGCACTATTGGAACGCTTCCGGCCATTACCGAAGCCGCATTCTTCCAGTACGTCTTGCTGGCTGTGCTGGCCGGCATTGCGAGAGGTGCTCGAGACGCTGCGGCGGAGCTGGTGTTAAAGCGCCAGCGCACGTTCAACACAGGCAGTGGCTTGCCGTTCCGTGAGGATCCATTGATTCAGTCTGAAATTGGACGCATTGCTGCCAAGGCGTTCGCTGCGGAATCGACGGTGCTGGCTACTGGTCGAGAGCTCGATACAGCTCTTAACGAAGCTCTGGAAACGGGCGATGTCAGTGGTGCGTACCGGGGCGAAGTGGCCGTTGAAGCTGCGCAGATCATTGTCCCGGAGCTCTCACTTGATGCCGCTCAGGCCCTGTTCTTGACTGTTGGCGCATCGGCAACGAGCACCAGTAAGGGGCTAGACCGCTTTTGGCGGAACGCTCAGACGGTGGCGACGCACAACCCGATTGCGTTCCGAACCCGAAGCCTCGGCGACTTCTACATCAACGGCACGATTCCCGAAGGCCTCAACGCCATCGGTGACGCGAAGCCGCAGACAGCCTGA
- a CDS encoding oxygenase MpaB family protein: MPAFVDRFLESFKVRLRTTFAGQSEGVPEWEDALENGDDAGYFPHTSATWHVHGGMTPIAAGIKALLLQALHPGALAGVAEHSDYRADPLARLAGTIRWIFTVTYGDTAAAHGACDYVRRRHEPVVGTYMAATGETLAYSANDASLSRWVHCAFAEAFLTAYEDFRGPIPLPPDALPGESGADAYVREWSVAGTLMGVESPPRSRAELSAALLQYDDDAHLSGGPRVREVVHFLRNPPLDPMLLPGYRLLFLAVVNSLTPRQAELLELRQWPRFLRPVSNALARFALAVVQLGLLKVGPSELAAHRRLRRLGVLPSSDSSA; this comes from the coding sequence ATGCCTGCCTTCGTTGACCGTTTCTTAGAGTCCTTCAAGGTCCGCTTACGCACTACGTTCGCGGGTCAATCTGAGGGTGTTCCCGAGTGGGAAGATGCGCTCGAGAACGGCGACGACGCGGGATATTTCCCGCACACTTCCGCCACCTGGCACGTTCACGGTGGCATGACGCCGATCGCCGCCGGGATCAAAGCTTTGCTCTTGCAGGCTTTGCATCCGGGCGCGTTGGCGGGCGTCGCGGAGCACTCCGATTACCGCGCGGATCCGCTGGCCCGGCTGGCCGGCACCATCCGCTGGATCTTCACGGTCACCTACGGGGACACGGCCGCTGCCCATGGCGCGTGCGATTACGTTCGCCGTCGTCATGAGCCCGTCGTGGGAACCTACATGGCGGCAACCGGCGAAACCCTCGCATATTCCGCGAATGACGCCTCGCTGTCCCGCTGGGTTCACTGCGCGTTCGCCGAGGCCTTCCTCACCGCGTACGAAGACTTCCGCGGCCCCATTCCGCTTCCACCAGACGCTCTCCCGGGCGAGTCCGGCGCGGATGCGTACGTTCGCGAATGGTCCGTGGCCGGTACCTTGATGGGCGTTGAGTCGCCGCCGCGGTCTCGCGCGGAGCTTTCTGCGGCTTTGCTTCAGTACGACGACGATGCCCACCTCTCCGGTGGACCACGCGTTCGCGAGGTAGTCCACTTCTTGAGGAACCCTCCTCTGGATCCTATGCTTTTGCCGGGCTATCGCTTGCTGTTCCTCGCCGTGGTCAATTCCCTGACGCCACGACAGGCTGAGCTCCTCGAGTTGCGCCAGTGGCCGCGCTTTTTGCGGCCGGTGTCTAACGCGCTGGCGCGCTTCGCGTTGGCCGTGGTCCAACTGGGGCTCCTCAAGGTGGGGCCGTCCGAACTGGCGGCCCACCGGCGCCTTCGGCGTCTTGGGGTGCTGCCTTCTTCTGATTCCAGCGCCTGA
- a CDS encoding DUF1206 domain-containing protein yields the protein MSNLDRAKQHTERAVNAAERTSNHPWFERLARVGFVANGILHLLIGALAWSLAFGGDENADQSGAISLLKQQAYGPVLLWTCLIGCAFMALWHISSAFFGRGGVDGLRDVSTDDLKEAARETKADLTGAKDQSTVKTLGRILKNVGTGLVFGGIAVVFAQFIFGKGSNSQESAQNTTATINSLPGGPILLIIGGIIFVIVGGYFVFKGVSRRFEKDLHLPQSGALRTATKALGTVGYVAKGLTLAAVGLLIIVAAAQDDPHESTGFDGALKAIRDQSFGVPALAFIGAGLIAYGIYLFFRARLADMDS from the coding sequence GTGAGCAATCTTGACCGGGCTAAACAGCACACCGAGCGGGCCGTGAACGCGGCGGAGCGCACTTCGAACCACCCGTGGTTTGAGCGTCTCGCGCGGGTGGGTTTCGTGGCGAACGGTATTTTGCACTTGCTCATTGGGGCGCTCGCGTGGAGCCTCGCGTTTGGCGGAGATGAGAACGCCGACCAGTCCGGTGCCATTTCCCTTCTCAAACAGCAGGCCTACGGTCCGGTGCTGCTGTGGACGTGCCTCATTGGCTGCGCATTCATGGCCCTCTGGCACATCTCCTCGGCGTTCTTCGGCCGCGGCGGCGTGGACGGCCTGCGTGATGTGTCCACGGATGATCTCAAGGAAGCCGCGCGCGAAACCAAAGCTGACCTCACAGGCGCCAAGGACCAATCCACCGTCAAGACTTTGGGCCGCATCCTCAAGAACGTCGGCACTGGCCTGGTGTTTGGCGGCATTGCGGTGGTGTTCGCGCAGTTCATTTTCGGCAAGGGTTCCAACAGCCAGGAGTCCGCGCAGAACACCACGGCCACCATCAATTCGCTGCCCGGCGGTCCGATCCTTCTCATCATCGGCGGCATCATCTTCGTGATTGTGGGCGGATATTTCGTCTTCAAGGGCGTCTCGCGACGTTTCGAGAAGGACCTACACTTGCCGCAAAGTGGCGCGCTCCGAACCGCCACGAAAGCGCTCGGCACTGTGGGCTACGTTGCGAAGGGCCTCACGCTCGCGGCAGTTGGCCTGCTCATCATCGTCGCCGCCGCGCAAGACGATCCGCACGAGTCCACCGGCTTCGACGGCGCCCTCAAAGCCATCCGCGACCAGTCATTCGGCGTCCCCGCGCTCGCATTCATTGGCGCCGGCCTCATCGCATACGGAATTTATCTCTTCTTCCGCGCGCGTCTCGCGGACATGGATTCTTAG
- a CDS encoding NADPH-dependent F420 reductase: MADVTIIGAGNMARGIGSRVVAADRSLEILTRDASKAEALAAELGGAVSGAALDQKVSGKIVVLALPFDAAQEVVKSLGSALDGKIVIDISNPVNFETFNSLTVPAGTSAAEELARLAPNATFVKAFNTVFAGNLASGKINGQPLDVFIAADSAEARSAVVSLVNDADMRAIEVGGLHHARELEGFQLLHMALQVNPAYENFQWGSAIQIAG; this comes from the coding sequence ATGGCTGACGTAACCATCATCGGTGCAGGAAACATGGCTCGCGGCATCGGCTCGCGCGTCGTTGCTGCAGATCGTTCCCTCGAGATCCTCACTCGCGACGCCTCAAAGGCTGAAGCACTCGCAGCCGAGCTTGGCGGAGCCGTTTCCGGCGCCGCACTTGACCAGAAGGTTTCCGGCAAGATCGTTGTCCTGGCATTGCCTTTCGATGCCGCTCAGGAAGTCGTCAAGAGCCTCGGCTCCGCGTTGGACGGCAAGATCGTGATCGACATCAGCAACCCCGTTAACTTCGAGACCTTCAATTCCCTCACGGTTCCTGCCGGCACGTCCGCTGCCGAGGAACTCGCAAGATTGGCACCTAACGCCACCTTCGTGAAGGCATTCAACACCGTCTTCGCAGGCAACCTTGCATCCGGCAAGATCAACGGCCAGCCACTTGACGTGTTCATCGCCGCAGATTCCGCCGAAGCACGCAGCGCCGTCGTATCCCTCGTAAACGATGCCGATATGCGCGCCATCGAAGTAGGCGGCTTGCACCACGCTCGCGAGCTCGAGGGCTTCCAGCTCCTCCACATGGCCCTCCAGGTCAACCCGGCTTACGAGAACTTCCAGTGGGGTTCCGCAATCCAGATTGCTGGCTAG
- a CDS encoding AEC family transporter encodes MFLEILLKILPLFLGILVGFICSYWNRFRNAEPAISAFVFFIALPCLLFFLTAKADLSHGIPGAVLASILVGTLVYWALIGLVFWLTNGRNLNIALSSSMGGAFGNVAYLGIPVVMGVLGPAGYLPAIIIQLVHNVIFMVGYPLIHGVMSPQGSGSKVRQFGRALRDSLLKNPIMWAVILGFVVNFVGWPQDGPIMEFADLMSAAASPAALFAVGLGLRPSFQAIRGGQLKILPVGFATVAKLVILPAITFLALLTVGQSLFTMDGGKDWIFAILIMAGMPTAGTAFVLATAAKGDANLVAATILGTNIFAAVTLPLLATLALSQ; translated from the coding sequence ATGTTTCTTGAAATCCTGCTGAAGATCCTTCCTCTATTCTTGGGGATCTTGGTGGGCTTCATCTGTAGCTACTGGAACCGATTCAGAAACGCGGAGCCCGCGATCTCGGCGTTCGTGTTCTTCATTGCGCTTCCGTGCTTGCTGTTCTTCTTGACGGCCAAAGCCGATCTTTCCCACGGCATTCCAGGTGCCGTTTTGGCATCCATCTTGGTGGGAACGCTCGTGTACTGGGCGTTGATTGGTTTGGTCTTTTGGCTCACGAACGGCCGTAATCTGAACATCGCGCTGTCGTCCTCGATGGGCGGCGCTTTCGGAAACGTCGCCTACCTCGGCATCCCCGTAGTCATGGGTGTGCTGGGACCGGCTGGTTACCTTCCCGCAATCATCATCCAGTTGGTCCACAACGTCATCTTCATGGTGGGCTATCCGCTGATCCACGGAGTCATGTCGCCTCAAGGATCGGGCAGCAAGGTGCGGCAGTTCGGCCGGGCTTTGCGTGACTCCCTCTTGAAGAATCCCATCATGTGGGCCGTTATTTTGGGCTTCGTGGTGAATTTCGTGGGGTGGCCCCAAGATGGACCCATCATGGAGTTCGCTGACTTGATGTCCGCGGCGGCGTCTCCGGCTGCTCTCTTCGCGGTGGGTCTGGGCCTTCGCCCATCGTTTCAGGCCATCCGCGGTGGTCAGCTCAAGATCCTGCCGGTGGGCTTCGCGACGGTTGCCAAGCTTGTGATTCTCCCGGCCATCACGTTCCTCGCGCTGCTCACGGTAGGGCAGTCCTTGTTCACGATGGACGGCGGCAAAGACTGGATCTTCGCGATCCTCATCATGGCAGGCATGCCCACAGCGGGCACCGCTTTTGTTCTCGCTACAGCGGCCAAGGGCGACGCCAACCTCGTGGCGGCTACCATTCTGGGCACGAACATCTTTGCGGCAGTGACCTTGCCGTTGCTCGCGACGCTCGCGCTCTCTCAGTAA
- a CDS encoding HAD-IC family P-type ATPase, translated as MARTTISAQPAPSFERPEDAHLIEYGLDSAAVAERTAAGLTNRQPDTTSRTIWQIARAHLFTVFNLVLGSCAAVVIALGRWLDLLFVLAAVANVVIGFVQEYAAKKELDKISLLRRDPSVVLRNGERVEIPLEQIVVDDVVVLRRGDQVTADGVVLHADGLDADESLMTGENDAVVKNPGDRMLSGSSILSGNGLYRVTEAGSDSHASRITNEARLFSQINSELRAGLNKVVKWISIGIAPIMAIVLNGQMVARGGWDAALSSGAWRDALISSVASIAAMIPQGLALMTTISFALAALKLAREGVLMQEMAAVEVLARVDVVCFDKTGTLTEGGVHFGSAEYTPSAQLVDSAADDQTLPGTQLALGWFGHDPDANPTAAALRTAYPHEPGHLPQGVVPFSSARRWSAVEFGSGRAAGAWFLGAPEALLPSVPDAAELNPRCAELAAAGNRTLVLCRADALVRDEETGHPVAELPSSISSVGILLFNEKVREDARDTLAYFREQDVDLKIISGDNPHTVAAAALKAGLEFDGTAIDASKLPLDGPELEEAVNTHSVFGRVGPEQKQSMVKALQARGHVVAMTGDGINDALALKSADLGIAMGNAAPATKAVSRLVLLDGEFSRLPSVVAEGRKVIANIERLGYMFLTKTSYAIMFGIAFGLLFWSFPFIPRQSSTVDFIVLGGPAFVLALLPNKRRYIPGFLRRSLIAAIPNALVITLGILAISYVTRFVLHSTPSEIQTSSFIVLGLMGLWVLNCASRPLNVIRFWLLVAMYALIVAVLAIPISQLYHQFTWPSQELMTASLVIGVVGCVILEILYRLLPKPLLD; from the coding sequence TTGGCACGGACCACCATTTCAGCGCAGCCCGCTCCCAGTTTTGAGCGCCCCGAGGACGCCCATCTCATCGAGTACGGTCTGGACTCCGCTGCCGTCGCCGAGCGCACTGCCGCGGGTCTGACTAATCGCCAGCCGGACACGACGTCGCGCACTATTTGGCAGATCGCCCGCGCGCATCTCTTTACGGTGTTCAACTTGGTATTGGGTTCGTGCGCGGCTGTGGTGATTGCGCTGGGTCGCTGGCTGGATCTGCTTTTTGTGCTGGCTGCCGTCGCGAACGTCGTCATTGGTTTCGTACAGGAATACGCGGCGAAGAAAGAGCTGGACAAGATTTCCCTCTTGCGCCGCGATCCTTCAGTGGTGCTGCGGAATGGCGAGCGGGTTGAGATTCCGCTGGAACAGATCGTGGTGGACGACGTCGTAGTCTTGCGTCGCGGAGACCAGGTGACGGCTGACGGGGTGGTGCTGCACGCGGACGGGCTGGACGCCGACGAATCCCTCATGACCGGCGAAAATGACGCCGTGGTGAAGAACCCTGGGGACCGCATGTTGTCCGGTTCGTCAATCCTCTCCGGCAATGGACTGTACCGAGTTACTGAGGCAGGATCCGACTCCCACGCATCGCGCATTACCAACGAAGCGCGACTCTTTTCCCAGATCAACTCCGAGCTACGCGCTGGCCTGAACAAGGTCGTCAAATGGATCAGCATCGGCATCGCTCCGATCATGGCGATCGTACTGAACGGTCAAATGGTGGCGCGCGGTGGCTGGGATGCAGCGTTGTCTTCCGGAGCCTGGCGTGACGCCCTGATTTCCTCGGTCGCTTCTATCGCCGCGATGATCCCGCAGGGACTCGCTTTAATGACCACGATTTCCTTTGCGCTCGCGGCCTTGAAGCTCGCTCGCGAAGGCGTTTTGATGCAGGAGATGGCGGCCGTAGAAGTACTCGCCCGCGTTGACGTGGTGTGCTTCGACAAGACCGGCACCTTGACCGAAGGCGGCGTCCACTTCGGGTCTGCCGAATACACGCCTTCGGCTCAACTTGTGGACTCCGCTGCGGATGATCAAACCCTGCCTGGAACGCAGCTGGCCCTGGGCTGGTTCGGTCACGATCCTGACGCGAACCCGACTGCTGCCGCTCTTCGCACTGCTTACCCACATGAACCCGGGCATTTGCCACAAGGCGTTGTTCCTTTTTCCTCCGCCCGTCGTTGGAGCGCGGTGGAGTTTGGAAGCGGACGAGCCGCAGGAGCTTGGTTCCTTGGCGCTCCGGAAGCTCTCTTGCCGTCCGTTCCTGACGCAGCCGAGCTAAACCCCCGCTGCGCCGAATTGGCTGCTGCCGGCAACCGCACCTTGGTGCTGTGCCGGGCGGATGCTCTGGTTCGCGATGAAGAAACGGGTCACCCAGTTGCGGAACTTCCGTCCTCCATTTCCTCCGTTGGAATCTTGTTGTTCAACGAGAAGGTTCGCGAAGATGCTCGCGACACATTGGCCTATTTCCGCGAGCAGGACGTAGATCTCAAGATCATTTCCGGCGACAACCCGCATACCGTTGCGGCAGCGGCGTTGAAGGCCGGCCTCGAGTTTGATGGCACCGCCATTGATGCGAGCAAGCTTCCTCTCGACGGCCCTGAGCTGGAAGAAGCCGTCAACACTCACTCCGTGTTTGGCCGCGTTGGACCAGAGCAAAAGCAGTCCATGGTCAAGGCCCTGCAGGCTCGCGGCCACGTGGTGGCTATGACTGGCGACGGCATCAACGACGCATTGGCCCTCAAGTCCGCTGACTTGGGCATCGCCATGGGTAACGCTGCTCCCGCGACGAAGGCTGTCTCCCGTTTGGTGCTTCTTGACGGCGAGTTCTCGCGCTTGCCATCTGTGGTGGCCGAAGGCCGCAAGGTCATCGCGAACATCGAACGCCTTGGCTACATGTTCCTGACCAAGACCAGCTACGCCATCATGTTCGGCATCGCATTTGGTCTCTTGTTCTGGTCCTTCCCCTTCATCCCACGCCAGTCCTCAACTGTGGACTTCATCGTGTTGGGTGGTCCTGCGTTCGTGCTGGCGTTGCTCCCGAATAAGCGCCGCTACATCCCAGGCTTCCTTCGACGCTCCCTCATTGCCGCCATCCCGAACGCGCTGGTGATCACGCTGGGCATCTTGGCCATCAGTTATGTCACGCGCTTCGTCCTGCACAGCACTCCGTCCGAGATTCAGACGTCGTCGTTCATTGTGCTGGGACTCATGGGACTCTGGGTTCTGAACTGCGCGTCACGTCCGCTGAACGTGATTCGGTTCTGGCTGTTGGTGGCCATGTACGCGCTTATTGTCGCCGTCCTCGCCATCCCCATCTCGCAGCTGTACCACCAGTTCACGTGGCCATCTCAAGAGCTGATGACCGCCAGCCTCGTGATTGGCGTGGTGGGCTGCGTGATCTTGGAGATCCTCTACCGCTTGCTCCCGAAGCCGCTCCTCGACTAG
- a CDS encoding putative quinol monooxygenase: MIFIVVKFKTRPEYTEKFMDVVADFTAATRAEPGNKWFEWSRSLEETDTYVLVEAFEDDAAGAHVNSDHFKQAMIDMKPALVETPQIISHTIDGSGWDRMGELQID, translated from the coding sequence ATGATCTTTATTGTTGTGAAATTCAAAACCCGCCCCGAGTACACGGAAAAATTCATGGATGTCGTCGCGGATTTCACCGCCGCCACGCGCGCTGAGCCAGGAAACAAGTGGTTCGAATGGTCCCGCTCGTTGGAAGAGACTGACACCTACGTTCTCGTGGAGGCCTTCGAGGATGATGCCGCGGGCGCGCATGTCAACAGCGACCACTTCAAGCAGGCCATGATCGACATGAAGCCGGCCCTCGTCGAGACGCCGCAGATCATTTCCCACACGATTGACGGTTCCGGTTGGGACCGCATGGGCGAGCTTCAGATCGACTAA